Genomic segment of Geitlerinema sp. PCC 9228:
TCCTTTAGCATGCAATCAAAATGACATCGAACAGTCCAGAACAAGAGTTCGCTCCCAAAGCAATTGAAAGCGTAGAAAAAATCCGCACCACAATCGAGGGATTTGACGATATCAGTCACGGTGGGTTGCCCGTTGGTAGAACCACATTGGTCAGTGGGACATCGGGAACGGGAAAAACTTTATTTGCCGTTCAATTTCTGTATAATGGCATCGTTCGTTTTGACGAACCTGGTGTATTTGTAACTTTTGAAGAATCGCCTACAGATATCATTAAAAATGCTTGTAGCTTTGGCTGGGACATACAACAACTAATCTACGAAGGGAAATCTTTTATCCTCGATGCCTCCCCAGACCCAGAAGGTCAGGAAGTGGTGGGCAACTTCGACCTATCGGCGCTCATCGAACGGCTGCAGTACGCCATTCGCAAATATAAAGCCAAGCGCGTCTCCATCGACTCCATCACCGCCGTTTTTCAACAATACGATGCTGCTTTGGTGGTACGGCGGGAAATTTTTCGCCTGGTTGCCCGTTTGAAGCAGTTGGGGGTCACCACTATTATGACCACGGAACGGGAAAGCGAATACGGTGCCGTAGCGCGCTTTGGCGTGGAAGAATTTGTCTCCGACAATGTGGTCATCGTTCGCAACGTCATCGAAGGAGAACGGCGGCGGCGGACCATTGAAATTTTGAAGCTGCGGGGTACCACCCACATGAAAGGGGAATATCCCTTCACCATCACCAACGAGGGCATTAACATCTTCCCGTTGGGTGCCATGCGTCTGACCCAACGCTCTTCCAACGTGCGCGTTTCCTCCGGCGTGCAAGCATTGGATAAAATGTGCGGCGGTGGCTTTTTCAAAGACTCTATTATCCTGGCTACTGGCGCTACCGGGACCGGCAAAACCCTGCTGGTGAGCAAATTCTTGGAAGAAGGCTGCCAGCAAGGAGAACCCGCCATTTTGTTTGCCTACGAAGAATCCCGCGCCCAACTGCTGCGCAACGCCCAATCCTGGGGCATTGACTTTGAGGAAATGGAAAAGCGGGGCTTGCTGAAAATTATTTGTGCCTATCCGGAATCGGCGGGATTGGAAGACCACCTGCAAATTATCAAAACTGAAATTGCTGCCATGAAGCCCACCCGACTGGCAATTGACTCCCTGTCGGCTTTGGCACGCGGGGTGAGCAACAATGCTTTCCGCCAGTTCGTGATTGGGGTGACCGGCTATGCCAAGCAGGAGGAAATCACTGGCTTTTTCACCAATACCACCGACCAATTTTTGGGGTCTAATTCCATTACCGACTCCCATATTTCCACCATTACCGACACGATTTTAATGCTGCAGTATGTGGAAATTCGCGGGGAAATGGCGCGGGCGATTAACGTGTTTAAAATGCGCGGTTCCTGGCACGATAAGGGGATTCGCGAATACACGATTACCGGTGTGGGTCCGGAGTTGAAGGATTCGTTTCGCAACTACGAACGCATTATTACCGGTTCGCCCACCCGCGTGGGGGTGGACGAGAAAACCGAGCTTTCGCGGATTGTCAAAGGCGTGCAAGGCAAGGGCGACCAGGGAAATACGTAGGTGCTTATGCTTTTAAGGCCCGGCGTGCCAGCTTTACGTAGCTTTTCACGGTTTCGTAAGGCATTTGCAAATCTTGCGCGATCGCTTGCAGGGATTCGCCAAACTCGCGCCTGGCTAAAATGGTCGCCCGAATTTCACAAACGGAATGGGCGCGGGTGCCCCCCGTGCGTTTTTGGGTGGCTAAAAGAATTTGTGTCAGCTGTTCGATGCGCTGGGCGAGTTGGTCTTCTACGGGCAAAATTTCCGATTGAACGTTGCTTTTTTGATGCCCCCGCCGGGTTTGCCCCAAACCAAAGGGGGTTTTGTGACCGGTGCCGCAGTAGGGGGCTAAGTTGGCGAGGGCGGAAAAGAGCTGCTGGAATTCTGGATACTGCCGCCCTTGGGTACTGACGCAAAATTCTACTTCGCCGGTAAAGCCGGTAATCGACCCCCGCTTGCCCGCTGCTACTTTGACGGAGGATACCTGGTGGCGCGCGATCGCAATGTGTTCGTCTACCCACTTCAAAAAAGCATCGGTATCGAAAGGCATTTCCGAAAAATCATTCCAACGGCGCAGGTAGCTGTGAAATACATTCACCGGTACCGGCAAAGGTAAGTGGTGCCCTTTGTGGCGAAATCCCGTAGGACTAACAAAACTTAACGTTACCGAACGCAAGGGTTTGGTTCGCCACAACTGCTGGTAGCTGGTGGGGGGATGGGAAAGGCGAATGGCGTTAATCCGCAATGGGGCATTGTGCAGCTCTACCACTTCGGGTGGGTCTTGCAGCCACTCCCGCATCCATTCTGCCACCGTTGCCGATAGAGCTGTGACGTACCAACGATAGCTAGATTCCGCGCGCAGCAGCACTTGCCTACCGCTATTTTCCAAGTCACCTTCCAAACGAGAGACGGTAAAGGGTTTTTCCGACTGACCGTCGTGCAGGTAGGCAGATAGCTCTGGGTCTTGCGATCGCACTTGGTCGAGAAACCAAGCGTGCAACCCAATGGCATATTGCGGAAATAGGGATACATCCTTTTTGGGGGAAAGCTCGAAAACCAACCCCACCAGCGAACTATCCGCAGGCCAGGTGTTGTCTTCTGAGAGAACCGTAGCGGTTGTTGAGTGTAGCTTGTGTTGGTGACGCGGCATGACTCAAACGGTATCTTATTCTTTGTTAGCTATCCTATCAAATCTTCCGTCCCCGGAAGGGGATACTTTTGTTTCCTTTTTTCTACCCAAAATAGTCTTTCTGTTCCCTATTATCTTGTTTTGTTCCCTATTTTTTCCTCCCTGTTCCCTATGAACGGAGAGGGAGCAATTTGGACTGATTTTCAGCGGTTCTGCATGAATTTAAATAGATAGGTCTAAGTATATAAATGAAAAAGGAAACGGTTCTTTCGGAAAAAACAGGATAATATGAATGTTCTGAATCTTACGGCATGCTATGGCCGTGTTGCCGTAGCCGGATGGTCTTTCTGCTTATGGGCAGCGATCGCCCCAGGCACCGTGGCTCAAATTGTTCCTGATGGGACGCTTCCCCAAAATTTTCGCGATCGCGATCGCGAAGCCTCTCCGAAGGAAAATCGCCACCGTACGCTAACAATTGAGGGAGGAACCAC
This window contains:
- the kaiC gene encoding circadian clock protein KaiC, which produces MTSNSPEQEFAPKAIESVEKIRTTIEGFDDISHGGLPVGRTTLVSGTSGTGKTLFAVQFLYNGIVRFDEPGVFVTFEESPTDIIKNACSFGWDIQQLIYEGKSFILDASPDPEGQEVVGNFDLSALIERLQYAIRKYKAKRVSIDSITAVFQQYDAALVVRREIFRLVARLKQLGVTTIMTTERESEYGAVARFGVEEFVSDNVVIVRNVIEGERRRRTIEILKLRGTTHMKGEYPFTITNEGINIFPLGAMRLTQRSSNVRVSSGVQALDKMCGGGFFKDSIILATGATGTGKTLLVSKFLEEGCQQGEPAILFAYEESRAQLLRNAQSWGIDFEEMEKRGLLKIICAYPESAGLEDHLQIIKTEIAAMKPTRLAIDSLSALARGVSNNAFRQFVIGVTGYAKQEEITGFFTNTTDQFLGSNSITDSHISTITDTILMLQYVEIRGEMARAINVFKMRGSWHDKGIREYTITGVGPELKDSFRNYERIITGSPTRVGVDEKTELSRIVKGVQGKGDQGNT
- the cas6 gene encoding CRISPR-associated endoribonuclease Cas6 — encoded protein: MPRHQHKLHSTTATVLSEDNTWPADSSLVGLVFELSPKKDVSLFPQYAIGLHAWFLDQVRSQDPELSAYLHDGQSEKPFTVSRLEGDLENSGRQVLLRAESSYRWYVTALSATVAEWMREWLQDPPEVVELHNAPLRINAIRLSHPPTSYQQLWRTKPLRSVTLSFVSPTGFRHKGHHLPLPVPVNVFHSYLRRWNDFSEMPFDTDAFLKWVDEHIAIARHQVSSVKVAAGKRGSITGFTGEVEFCVSTQGRQYPEFQQLFSALANLAPYCGTGHKTPFGLGQTRRGHQKSNVQSEILPVEDQLAQRIEQLTQILLATQKRTGGTRAHSVCEIRATILARREFGESLQAIAQDLQMPYETVKSYVKLARRALKA